The nucleotide window TCCAAAATATATTACTCCACCCCACACACACCAAAAAGCATATTGATTATTTGGCTGCATATCAAAGCACACATGTATCTTGTACGAGAATGACAAGACAGTCAAGACTGTTCTATCCGTTACTTTGATCATCGTAGTACTTGTGCTTATCTTCCTACTTCTGTAATTTTCTATCGGCATTTCATAGATAGCAAATACCCCACTATGTTGTTCACAGAGGGAGAGTCAAACAAAATTATTCACTTTTCTACGAAGTACTAAAACATGTACAACGTTAGGATTtttatacaaagaaaaagatcttTTCCATATCTAGGCTAAAGGGCAGTAtttcacatatatttttatatagtatGCACATGAACTCAAACTCTAAGCACATGAAAAAGAACCTATATactctatttttatattgtcaaatgaaaataaagacaaaattaGTCCTCGTCGTCCCACTTATGCTGAGGAAATCAGAGACTACaacccttttgcttcttctatACAAGGTCAATGAAGCAAGTCAATAACCCATCATCACTCAGATGGTCACCGTCTCTTGCTAGCTAGACAAGAAGTGATTAATTCAGGAGTTTTCATGAAAATTGAGGGATCTAGATAAAGCTGCAGGGTTAGCCATCAACAATGGAGAGGCTTCAACAtgattcttttcatttttctttgattggaaggCCTTAAACATACCTCCACCACTCACTGACTCATTCTTAATTCCTAGAGTTGCCCATATAGAACTCTTTGCAGCCTCACTTGGATCATCAATTCTCAACGTTTTGGGAACCAAAACACCCCCGTTTCTTGGCTTTGAAGCTTCTTCTTTAGGCAAAGAGTATTGCTTAATCATGTCACCGTCGCGCGAGTGCTTCCCCAAAGTTGGAGAATTTGGACTGGAGCTTCGAGACTCGAGGTTTGAAGCAGATGAATGTGAGGAAAACAATGGAACATTCCAATTCCCTGGCATGCCACAGTTCCAAAATGTAGCAGGATAGAATGGTAGGGGAAATCCTGAAGGACACATAGCAGGTGGAGGAACTGGAGAATTCCATGTATAGGGCCAAGAAACACCAGGAATACATGGAAGTTGAGGAAGGAAACCATGATTTTGGGGCACTGATTGTTGTTGGAAggtgtttttgttattttctcccTTGGAACTTGAAACTGTGATGGAGGATGTAGTTGAAGAGTCATCACCATTTTCCCCACTTTTGCAAGGAACGGGGGGGAGTCTTTGATCCTCAAAGCCATGATGAAACCCATTTCTTGTGCAATTGAGAGGCTTTTTCTCTCCAAGATTGTTGACAGATGCCATGGAATCACAAATAGGTGCATGTGCATCTAATCCAAAGCTGAGGACTCTACCATTGCCTTTCAAAGGTGGAAGATGAGAATCAATTCTAGCTGCTTGAAGGGCCTCAGAGATAGTGATGTGGCGATAATGGGAGGTAGAGTTCTTGTTCTTTCGCCGTCCTGCCCCCACAGGAACATTCCTCATGGTGCCACCTGCAGTCCAGTATCTTTGACAGGCTTTGCAGAAATAACGCGGCTGGTTGACATTGTAGTTGTTGTAGTAACAGAATTTAGTGTCCATGCTTTTGCAGCGGGGGCATGGTAGCACTTTATCTGGCTTCTTCAGGGTTTTCTCTTGTGAGTTGGCTGCATCACCTTGTTCCTTCTCTGTTTTGTcaccttttgatttttctgtttcttcttctatGGAAGGTGTTTTGGGGTTCACAA belongs to Glycine soja cultivar W05 chromosome 5, ASM419377v2, whole genome shotgun sequence and includes:
- the LOC114411851 gene encoding cyclic dof factor 3-like, with product MHEIRDPAIRLFGQKIPFPEDVVVDKEEKEIESGEEREQEMEKYEDQGHKDAGVENVTEEELEVDPPPNAEETKNSGSSPEAIVNPKTPSIEEETEKSKGDKTEKEQGDAANSQEKTLKKPDKVLPCPRCKSMDTKFCYYNNYNVNQPRYFCKACQRYWTAGGTMRNVPVGAGRRKNKNSTSHYRHITISEALQAARIDSHLPPLKGNGRVLSFGLDAHAPICDSMASVNNLGEKKPLNCTRNGFHHGFEDQRLPPVPCKSGENGDDSSTTSSITVSSSKGENNKNTFQQQSVPQNHGFLPQLPCIPGVSWPYTWNSPVPPPAMCPSGFPLPFYPATFWNCGMPGNWNVPLFSSHSSASNLESRSSSPNSPTLGKHSRDGDMIKQYSLPKEEASKPRNGGVLVPKTLRIDDPSEAAKSSIWATLGIKNESVSGGGMFKAFQSKKNEKNHVEASPLLMANPAALSRSLNFHENS